The genomic stretch CGACTGGTCGGAGGACCGGCTGATCCCGGACCTGGCGCGCGCCGCGATGCAAGGCCGCGTCACCGCCATCCGCCATCCGGGCGCCACCCGCCCGTGGCAGCATGTGCTGGAGCCGCTGTCGGGCTATCTGCTGCTGGGCCAGCGGCTGCTGGCCGATCCCGCCGCCTGCGCCGAGGCCTGGAACTTCGGACCCGATGCCGAGGGGCATCTGAGCGTCGGCGAGGTCGTATCCCGCTTCGCAGACGCATGGCCTGCTGTGCAGCATCAACTCGACAGCGCCCCGCAGCCGCACGAGGCCGCCCTGCTGCATCTCGACTGCCGCAAGGCGCATGACCGCCTCGGCTGGCGCCCGGTGTGGGAGGCCGGCACGATGCTTGCGCGTACCGCCGCGTGGTACCGCGGCTGGCACGACAGCGGCCGGGTCGCGACCTGCCACGATCTTCAGCAGTACGTGGCCGACGCCCGGCGCGCCGGCCTGGAGTGGGCGAGCCGATGACGATGGACCTGAGGCCGGCGCCGCTGCCCGGCATGTGGGTGGTGCACACGCAGGCACGCTGCGACGAGCGCGGCAGTTTCGCACGTGTGTTTTGCGCCGCAGACTGCGCCCGCATCCGACCCGACCTCCGTTTTGTCCAGGTGAACCACTCGGTCACCGCCCGCCGTGGCACCGTGCGCGGATTGCATCTGCAGCGCGCCCCTCATGCCGAGGCCAAGCTGATCCGCTGCCTGCGCGGCCGCGTCTACGACGTCGCGGTCGACCTGCGACCGCACTCGCCCACTTATGGCCGCTGGCACGCGGTGGAGTTGTCCGAGCACAACGGTGTGCAGGTCTTCATTCCCGAGGGTTGCGCCCACGGTTTTCAGGCCCTCGATGACGACGCTCACCTGCTGTACCAGCACACGGCACCGCATGCGCCCGGCAGCGAAGCCGGCGTGCGCCACGACGACCGCGACCTCGCCATCGCCTGGCCGCTGCCGGCGGCCCTGCTGTCGCCGCGCGACGCCGCCCTGCCGTCGTTGGCCGAGTGGACACGCCAGTGCCAGGAAGGAGCCTTGTCTTGAAGTGCCGCCACTGCCAGGCCGCGCTGCACGACGTCTTCATCGACCTCG from Caldimonas brevitalea encodes the following:
- the rfbC gene encoding dTDP-4-dehydrorhamnose 3,5-epimerase codes for the protein MTMDLRPAPLPGMWVVHTQARCDERGSFARVFCAADCARIRPDLRFVQVNHSVTARRGTVRGLHLQRAPHAEAKLIRCLRGRVYDVAVDLRPHSPTYGRWHAVELSEHNGVQVFIPEGCAHGFQALDDDAHLLYQHTAPHAPGSEAGVRHDDRDLAIAWPLPAALLSPRDAALPSLAEWTRQCQEGALS